GCAAATGAAAAAGgacaaaaggaaaattaaacaCCAAAGAGAAGATACAGTCACTTTGACACCCCGTTTACCGCACTGGCTGTTGATTGTAGTGtgccttctcttttttcttggaTGCAGCTAGCCTTGCATTCCTTGCAGCAGCCTCATTAGCAGCAGCACGCGCAGCAGCATCCATCTCCTTgcttgatttcttcttcttcattgaaGCAACTTTCTTGAGCCTCTCTTTAACATCAATTGCAGATGCATCCTCAGCCTTCTCCGTTTCAGCAGTTTCAGAAGTTGCATTTCCAGTTCCAGCATCCAAGCCATCAAGCTGGTCTTGTGATTCTTTCTGCTCCTTTGaagatttttccttcttcttcttctttttagcATTTTTGCTTTCCCCAGTAGCATTCTCCTTCTTCTCCACAGCACCCTTAggatcctcttctttcttctcagcacctaaattttttaatggccAGACAAAAAATTCCAACTAACATATTTAGGGCAACCTTTTTATACATGAATATGATTGAAAGCACCATATTACCATTGGAATCATCTTCTTGACCAGTGGGTTCCTTTCGTGTGTATCCTAGCTCAGCCAAAACAGCTTCAAGTTCTTCAAGCccctttttctttaattcctTCTTTGAAAGTTGCCTTTCAGCTTCTTTTGTAACCACTGGTTGTTCAGGAGGCTTCTGGAGAACAGGCTCAGCTTCTTCTGTCACTTCTAAGTCATTTTCATGTTCTTCCTCACCATCATCATctgcatcatcaagaccttccAACTCACTCTCACTTTCCTGGTTTCAAATATTCATCAAGTCTACCAGTTAGTCAATATGTAACCAATAAAACCACCAAGAGAGATAGGAGACATACATACAAAGGGAGAGAATTACAGTGAAGAGtgattaattgattgattttaaGCAAAAGACAACACTCAGGCTCTTTTATCTTCCTGATTGTGAGAAGGGAATAGTAACCTCATcatattagataattttattcaGTTCTTTATTTCCAGTAATAGCCAatgattggattttttttttccagcaaATTTTCTAATGTGTATGAAGTGATAACCATCTTGGCTTAAGCTCCATACTTAAGTTTGATTGCTGTTGGCATATAGTGTAAATCGTTATACCTTCACCTTATTTTGCAAGAATTTAGCTCCTTATTAGACATTAATACCATTTAAAACTGTTCTCTTCTCAAAAAGCAAAACACAAGAACAGATTGTTCCTATAGCTTTTGAGATGCTTGCTTAAGAACTATTTTAGCCAACATCAGCTTGCTTGAAACTGATTAACAAATAACTATCTTAGAAACTCTAAACATTAGCTAGAACGATCCTATCAGTTCTTTAAATGTTAAGGCAGAAAAAAGAACCTCCAATTATGTCATTTTTATTACTTCCAAAATCAATGTGCAATGTGCAAGGCCATTCCATGAAAATTTACAGGCTACATTATTCCACATTAGTTTGTTGATTGTAACGATATAATAACAGTTTAACAACACAAGATCAGACACTTGGGGAAGTATAAAGAACCGTGTACCATTATACTCAAATCAGCAAACCAACAAAGACCATGCCGTTAATTGCAAGTAAACAAAATGCCAAATCATGAAACCATTAGCataaatcatatatatgataaaCACAAGAAAAGACACGGGGCAAAGTATAAAAACCTGTTGCACCATTATAATCAAATCAGCAAACCAACAAAGACTAGGCCATTGATTGCAAGTAAACAAGACACCCAATCACGCAACCGTTAACATAAATCATATATACAACAGTTAAACACGAGATCAGACACATGGGGAAGTATAAAGTATCCCTGCACTGTTATAATCAAATCTGCAAAACGACAAAGACTAGGCCGATAATTGCAAGTAAACAAGACGCCAAATCATGAAATTGTTAACATAAATCATATGTGTTAACATGAATCATACATACGACAACTCCTGAAGGATTGATAAATATTATCACAAAGCTAGACAACCAGAACAAGAATTGGCAAACCGACAAAGACTAGGCCGTTAATTGCAAGTAGACAAGACGCTAAATCATGAAATCGTTAACATATACAACAACTTGGCACGGATAGATAAATATTATCATGCAGCTAGACAACCGGAACAAGATTTGGATAatgattatcaacaacaacaaaaaaaaaaagacacaaacGGAACACATTCAACATTGTATCTTGTAAATTTGAAAGCTACTCAGCTTTCATGCAAATCATTAAATATTCAACACCAGTCTTTCTCCCCAAATATATAAAGCCACCCAACACTAAACACCACATATaaacaaaacttaaaaaaataaataacagagAAATACACCAACACAACCAGAATTCCTGACTGATAAAGCCCTGTTAAAGCACTTACACTCCCATTTACGTCATACATTAGAACTCAGCCAATCCACAGTCAGGTCAAAGACAAAGACAAACAAACAATTATCCACACCATAAACTAAAGGGTACACAAAAATCATCAGTAGTAACTAGAACTATTATATTGTATCAACTAATAATAACCATCGACATtagaacttttttaaaatatatatgtgtgtgtgtgtatatatatatatatatatatatatatgctcatGCAGTTCAACCAATCCACAGTCCGGTGTTAAAGACAAACAACAATCCACATAAATAAGTAAAAGCAATGAATCTATAAAAATAgggcataaaaaatgaaacctcagcagcagcagcagcggcGGCGTCGTTTAGAGTGACGGGAGACGCAGCCCAAACGGATTCAGGAGGAGCGGTGGTGGCGTAGTAGTCGTCGTCATCTTCGTCGTCGACATCGGCCCATGACTTGGAGGTGAGAGGCGCGGGGGCCCAAAAGACGTCCTTCTTGTTGTCCTGGGCCTTGGACTTGGACGGGCCCTGGTCCTGGTCCTTCTcgggcttcttcttcttcttcaagctGCCGAGCGCCGCGAAGACGTTGGTGTTGTTTATGGCGGGCGCCTCGTCCCTCCTGCTCCCCATTTGCAGTCCGGGGGCAAGATCGGAAATGGAGAAAATTGAATTTAGGGTTTTGCGGTGGTGTGATCTGATTCTGAGACTAAGGGGTGGGAAGAGAAAAACGTAGAAGAAGGTGGAATAGTGGGTTGAGGAGgtgatcaacaacaacaaaaagatGGATGATGGTTATGATGAGACTGTttgcatacatacatacatacacataTATGCGCATGTTTTTTCGGGTTTCTCATCTCATGGGCCTCCGTGTAAACCCAAACTCACACACGTGTCGTCCATGTTTCAGAATCATCACACGGCTCTTCAATTGtatctttttattaaatttaaaatatttagtgtTTAACTAactaataaatgaattaatgatagtctaaaaattaaaataaaattagcatTTGTTTCAAACAAGTAACtttcgttaaaaaaaaaatatacttcattcattctaaaataattatcgtatcttatgttattttacacgaataaataaataaataattattttttgtttcatattttaaaaatgctatacaatttttacataaatctttaaaaatgaaataaaaattatatgatatttttagaatattaatgaaaaaatattttatcaaacccAACGTctctgatatttttaaaaatgaaaataatactaataaaatatctaagAATGTGACGCTAGTATCATAATTCCTTCAGAATTTAAACTCCTCCAAAAATAGAATACATTTTTTGGGTAACTTGGTTTCAGTTTCTTCAGACTTTCATAATTACTTGGTTGATTTTTTACACGCAAAATAGGGGCTTCTTTTTTACACTAAGTACGAAAGATTAAAAGAATTACAAACGAAGGAACACCGTTCCTACAGCTTCAGCTGATACAATTTTACACTCCGTCTTTGTTTTTACGTAATTTAACATCTTgcaaaaagtattaaaaataaataagaaaattaatgagtgggaaatatttttaaataaataaatgttaaaaatattaaatatatatccctaaattaattaacatgcaTTGAATATATCTTCCAAAACAGTAATATGGTGAGAGATACAACAAAAAGGTGAGATAAGATAGTGATtcctaaaatttatttacttgCAAACAAAACAACCGCTTCCAAGTAACAGGTTTTCTAAATTTGTcccaaaattatattaattgtcTCAACCAGCCCtttctttctagttttaattaattggttaatcgatagtttttgctctatATCTTGTTTTCTTAGTTCAatgttaatgattaatttatcaGCTTTTTTAGTATGAAGGATTCAAATCCATGATTTATTTCTTCCTTCCTTATtggatattttgttaaattgtttaaaatattacaaCTACTAAATATTTATAAGGTTTCAATTTTCGGTcatgtagattaaaaaaatgttactgtGAATTATCACGGCGGATTAagaaaattcacaaaattttatatataaaaaatgttggaATACAACAACAATGCATAAATATAATGTTGGGcatctttattttgtttaatatgtaatttttgtcCTCTAAAGAGAgatacttgatttttttttattttataaaatctacaattttgactaaattttcaattttgcttttttttaattgaatgatatatctaatatatttatttatgatattattaagaaataatttaattaattaaaatgtaagaaataaaaaaataaatatatgcaaaaccgtggatttttttaaataattaaaccaaatatcttcgttttaaaatagaaagatgaaaattgtaaatttgagtCAAATAGGAAACAAGTTGTATTTAAGCCAAAATTGAGCCTTTACTGTATATTAGAAATTAAAGTATTTTACTTTACATGATCGAAACAAAAGCAGAACTCAagaataacaaatttttttcatgtactcaaatataattatattagataaaacaacataaaacataatcaatataatcaatttattaaataatataatatcagagacaatgatttttttttaataaaataagaatttatatttataactcTATTAAATTTGAGAGGATGAATAGACAAGGGAATTATAACATCtcaaagaaatatgaaaaagcAAAGAGAAATGTCTATCCACACATAATTATTCATaagattatattgttttttacacattcactttcttcacATTTCTCCTCATTTATCTCTTGAgtaaaaattgatataaatttttgttgtatAATTAACACACTATTATTTTTCACCCCACAAAATAGCTATTTTGGGGAAGCGAGAAATGCTTCCGGGTCGTGGCTATGCAAACAGAAACAGGTTACTTATTTGCTTTTCTTAACCCAGCCTATTTCAATTAgattagtttcattttttttaaaattcaacctattccaattcaattaaatcttTTTAACTTTGATTTAAGTTTTGTGCGTTCTTAAGTCATTGTTTCAGATATCGTAGGCATTTGAAAAATGTATGCAACAATTAATAATCAAGCTATAACATCTcaagaatttatatttataaacatgTATTCATAACTCTATTAAATTTGAGAGGATGAATAGATAAGGGAATTATAACATCTCAAGAAATATGAAAAGGCAAACAGAAATGTTTATCCACTCATAATTATTCAtaagattatattattttttacacgtTCACTTTCTTCAcatctctccttttttttttctcctcattTATCTCGAgtaaaaattgatataaatttttgttgtatAATTAACACAATTAtggggaagagagaaatgcttCCCGGTCGTGGCTATTCAAACAGAAACAGTTacttatttgattttcttaaccCAACTTTGTTTCAAT
This genomic interval from Glycine max cultivar Williams 82 chromosome 5, Glycine_max_v4.0, whole genome shotgun sequence contains the following:
- the LOC100813817 gene encoding high mobility group nucleosome-binding domain-containing protein 5, producing the protein MGSRRDEAPAINNTNVFAALGSLKKKKKPEKDQDQGPSKSKAQDNKKDVFWAPAPLTSKSWADVDDEDDDDYYATTAPPESVWAASPVTLNDAAAAAAAEESESELEGLDDADDDGEEEHENDLEVTEEAEPVLQKPPEQPVVTKEAERQLSKKELKKKGLEELEAVLAELGYTRKEPTGQEDDSNGAEKKEEDPKGAVEKKENATGESKNAKKKKKKEKSSKEQKESQDQLDGLDAGTGNATSETAETEKAEDASAIDVKERLKKVASMKKKKSSKEMDAAARAAANEAAARNARLAASKKKEKAHYNQQPVR